Proteins co-encoded in one Zygotorulaspora mrakii chromosome 5, complete sequence genomic window:
- the NMA2 gene encoding nicotinamide-nucleotide adenylyltransferase NMA2 (similar to Saccharomyces cerevisiae NMA2 (YGR010W) and NMA1 (YLR328W); ancestral locus Anc_4.147) gives MDPTRAPDFKPPSENEEPQPPPDPISTIPKSKPIVPYVLADYNSSIDAPFNLSNVYKKTSSKTELSDLETLRGQDGTVQRRSHHMPFTMTDFQPLSADISSDEYESGELDAKLFSLDQNTNNDSVISIGVRKNQIADLEEVPHGIVRQARSITDYEFPTHRLSKRLQNSNKLPLVIVACGSFSPITYLHLRMFEMALDAISEQTRFEVIGGYYSPVSDNYQKPGLASSFHRVRMCELACERTSSWLMVDAWESLQPNYTRTAKVLDHFNHEINVKRGGVRTVTGESMGVKIMLLAGGDLIESMGEPNVWADADLHHILGNYGCLILERTGSDVRSFLLSHDIMYEHRRNVLVIKQLIYNDISSTKVRLFIRRGMSVQYLLPNSVIRYIQEHGLYVNQTEPVKQVMSTKS, from the coding sequence ATGGATCCCACAAGAGCGCCGGATTTTAAACCACCTTCTGAAAATGAGGAACCGCAACCTCCACCAGATCCCATTTCTACTATCCCGAAGTCTAAACCGATAGTGCCATACGTGCTAGCGGATTACAATTCCTCGATAGATGCGCCGTTTAATCTTTCGAATGTGTACAAGAAAACGTCGTCAAAGACTGAATTGAGCGATTTAGAGACCCTACGTGGCCAGGATGGTACCGTTCAGCGTCGTTCGCATCATATGCCATTTACTATGACGGATTTCCAGCCGCTTTCTGCCGACATTTCATCCGATGAATACGAAAGTGGAGAACTTGACGCAAAGCTGTTCTCGCTCGATCAGAATACTAATAACGATTCAGTTATAAGTATTGGTGTACGAAAGAATCAAATTGCAGATTTAGAGGAGGTCCCCCATGGGATAGTGAGACAAGCCAGATCAATTACTGATTATGAATTTCCAACTCACAGATTGTCAAAGAGGTTACAAAACTCGAATAAATTACCGCTGGTCATCGTTGCGTGCGGATCATTTTCTCCAATTACATATTTGCATCTTAGAATGTTTGAAATGGCATTGGACGCGATTTCGGAACAGACAAGATTTGAGGTCATTGGTGGTTACTATTCGCCAGTAAGTGATAATTATCAAAAACCTGGTTTAGCATCGTCATTTCATAGAGTCAGAATGTGTGAACTGGCCTGTGAAAGAACTAGCTCGTGGTTAATGGTTGATGCCTGGGAGTCATTACAGCCTAATTATACTAGAACGGCTAAAGTTTTAGATCATTTTAATCATGAAATCAATGTTAAGAGAGGTGGCGTTCGCACAGTTACAGGTGAATCAATGGGTGTCAAAATCATGCTGTTGGCTGGTGGTGATTTGATTGAATCAATGGGTGAACCAAATGTATGGGCTGATGCTGATTTACATCATATTTTGGGAAATTACGGTTGTttaattttggaaagaacAGGCTCTGATGTTCGTTCTTTCTTGTTGTCTCATGATATAATGTATGAACATAGAAGAAATGTTTTGGTTATCAAACAACTTATCTATAATGACATTTCTTCAACCAAAGTGCGTCTTTTCATAAGACGTGGTATGTCTGTACAATATTTGTTGCCGAATTCAGTCATTAGATACATCCAAGAGCATGGTTTATATGTTAACCAAACAGAACCAGTCAAGCAAGTAATGAGTACAAAGAGCTGA
- the PRP18 gene encoding mRNA splicing protein PRP18 (similar to Saccharomyces cerevisiae PRP18 (YGR006W); ancestral locus Anc_4.143) — translation MSFDISSFLKNEITKKTEQLKYSTRPDVSTVVQDPSQDETDVKEESPDDDSDSEGASAGDNEELMLQLERLKTRPTRINETIERDANSPTTIDVMMIGVPEKLKYVSLQCNGYIHKLLDEWEICRDKYHGELLIDTKKCLFPLLVQLRKGTLAKDLVVSLATVLYHLQQSNQNTRAIESYMKLSIGNIAWPIGVTSIGIHARSANSKIQGGNGQIANIMLDDRTRLWITSIKRLITFKEWLDKHMNG, via the coding sequence TCCACAAGACCTGATGTGAGCACGGTCGTACAGGATCCAAGTCAAGATGAGACGGatgtcaaagaagaaagccCAGATGATGATTCCGACTCAGAGGGTGCGTCTGCGGGTGATAATGAAGAGCTTATGCTTCAGCTAGAGAGATTAAAGACGCGACCCACAAGAATAAATGAAACAATCGAAAGAGATGCGAATTCCCCTACAACTATTGATGTGATGATGATTGGCGTTcctgaaaaattgaaatatgtaTCGCTCCAATGTAACGGATACATTCACAAGCTTCTCGACGAATGGGAAATTTGCCGTGATAAATATCACGGTGAGCTGCTGAttgatacaaaaaaatgtcttTTCCCCTTATTGGTCCAGCTGCGGAAGGGTACATTAGCTAAGGATCTCGTTGTATCCCTTGCAACAGTTCTTTATCATTTGCAGCAGTCCAATCAGAACACGCGAGCGATAGAATCGTACATGAAGCTCAGCATTGGTAACATTGCTTGGCCTATTGGTGTTACGAGTATTGGTATTCATGCAAGAAGtgcaaattcaaaaattcaaggaGGAAATGGACAGATTGCAAACATCATGCTTGATGATAGGACAAGATTATGGATTACAAGTATTAAGAGATTAATAACGTTTAAGGAATGGCTGGATAAGCATATGAACGGCTGA
- the MCY1 gene encoding putative cysteine synthase (similar to Saccharomyces cerevisiae YGR012W; ancestral locus Anc_4.148), with protein MTGLNYERVPWKDVVAVASVLMACYTSFKYLKNRNELNKPPVKGGVEELIGNTPLVLIKSLSKLTGTEIFAKMELSNPAGSAKDRVAYNIIKTAEQEGKLVRGEPGWVFEGTSGSTGISIAMLCNALGYRAHISLPNDTSTEKLALLDSLGATVNMVNPASIVDPSQYVNAAKKSCAELVSKGVRGVFADQFENEANWKIHFETTGPEIYKQTGGHVDCFIAGCGTGGTITGVSRYLKRKMKRNPPYTILADPQGSGFFNRINYGVMYDNTEKEGTRRRHQVDTIVEGIGLNRITKNFELGESSIDESIRVTDNQAIKMAKFLSVNDGLFAGSSTAINAVAAVKAAKRMRRNSRIVIIACDAGTRHLSKFWKEAKTVDSNITLEEVIAD; from the coding sequence ATGACAGGCTTGAACTATGAACGAGTACCATGGAAGGATGTGGTTGCAGTAGCATCCGTTCTGATGGCTTGTTACACTAGTTTTAAATACCTTAAAAATCGCAATGAGCTGAATAAACCGCCTGTGAAAGGTGGTGTCGAAGAATTGATCGGCAACACACCATTGGTTTTGATAAAGTCCCTTTCGAAATTGACAGGGACCGAAATCTTTGCCAAGATGGAACTTAGCAATCCTGCGGGCAGTGCTAAGGATAGGGTAGCCTACAATATTATTAAGACGGCCGAACAGGAGGGTAAACTAGTTCGAGGAGAGCCTGGCTGGGTTTTTGAAGGGACCAGTGGATCTACAGGTATATCCATTGCAATGCTTTGCAATGCTTTGGGTTACCGAGCACATATTTCCTTGCCAAATGATACTTCAACGGAAAAGTTAGCTTTATTGGATAGTTTAGGTGCTACTGTCAACATGGTCAATCCCGCAAGTATTGTAGATCCTAGTCAATATGTGAATgctgcaaaaaaatcatgTGCAGAACTTGTCAGTAAAGGTGTCAGAGGAGTGTTTGCAGATcagtttgaaaatgagGCAAATTGGAAAATACATTTTGAAACTACTGGTCCAGAAATTTACAAGCAAACCGGGGGTCATGTAGATTGTTTCATTGCTGGCTGTGGTACAGGTGGCACCATAACCGGGGTATCTCGATATTTAAAGcgaaaaatgaaaagaaaccCACCTTATACGATCCTTGCTGATCCACAAGGTTCCGGATTCTTCAACAGAATAAACTACGGTGTTATGTATGATAATACCGAAAAAGAAGgtacaagaagaagacaCCAAGTAGATACCATTGTGGAAGGAATAGGCTTGAATAGAATAACAAAAAACTTTGAACTAGGTGAGAGTTCTATTGATGAATCAATACGGGTGACTGATAATCAAGCTATCAAAATGGCAAAATTCTTGTCAGTCAACGATGGCCTGTTTGCTGGTAGTAGTACTGCCATAAATGCAGTAGCAGCGGTTAAAGCTGcgaaaagaatgagaagAAACTCAAGAATTGTCATCATTGCTTGTGATGCTGGAACAAGACATCTGAGTAAGTTTTGGAAAGAGGCAAAAACTGTAGATTCTAACATTACTTTGGAGGAAGTAATAGCAGACTAA
- the ECT1 gene encoding ethanolamine-phosphate cytidylyltransferase (similar to Saccharomyces cerevisiae MUQ1 (YGR007W); ancestral locus Anc_4.145) yields the protein MGAELDENKVWIDGCFDFTHHGHSGAILQARQTIKQGAKGVLYCGVHDDDAIEHNKGSSPVMNSQERYEHTRANRWCSEVVERAPYVTQPEWMDRYHCKYVVHGDDITLDADGKDCYQLMKDLGRFREVKRTHGVSTTEIIQRILTRTLTDDFKLPSVNELRQYSCGPDGKQPYCYVFNGSIKNEIVHGGYDWDGKLRGYKTISGDFDLFHVGHIEQLGKIRSMPETQKLIVSITTGNKCIMTLKERVLSVLSCKYVDAVVIAGNEETADYQIDDPALTESGKFCYLTKQTIIARIETQRDTYVRRNVKKGMTF from the coding sequence ATGGGGGCCGAATtggatgaaaataaagtaTGGATTGATGgttgttttgattttacGCATCATGGCCATTCCGGTGCAATTCTCCAGGCAAGACAAACGATAAAGCAAGGTGCTAAAGGTGTGCTTTACTGTGGAGTGCATGATGATGATGCCATAGAACATAACAAGGGATCAAGTCCCGTGATGAATTCACAAGAAAGGTATGAGCACACTAGAGCAAATAGATGGTGTAGTGAAGTTGTTGAAAGAGCACCGTACGTAACACAACCCGAATGGATGGATCGTTACCATTGCAAATATGTTGTTCATGGGGACGACATCACGTTGGATGCCGATGGTAAGGACTGTTACCAGTTGATGAAAGACCTAGGTCGATTTCGTGAGGTCAAAAGAACTCACGGTGTCAGTACCACCGAgattattcaaagaattttaaCGAGAACTCTTACTGATGACTTTAAATTGCCATCAGTCAATGAATTGCGACAGTATAGCTGTGGACCGGATGGTAAGCAGCCCTATTGTTATGTATTCAATGGATCAATAAAAAACGAAATTGTTCATGGTGGCTACGATTGGGATGGTAAACTTCGTGGGTATAAAACCATCAGCGGTGATTTTGACCTTTTTCATGTTGGACACATTGAACAGCTAGGTAAAATAAGATCAATGCCCGAAACACAAAAGCTCATTGTAAGTATAACCACCGGTAATAAGTGTATCATGACACTCAAGGAGCGAGTCTTGAGCGTACTTAGTTGCAAATATGTTGATGCTGTCGTCATCGCCGGCAACGAGGAGACAGCAGACTACCAGATAGATGATCCAGCACTCACGGAAAGTGGCAAATTCTGCTATCTCACGAAGCAAACGATAATCGCACGAATCGAGACTCAAAGAGATACGTACGTTAGAAGAAACGTCAAAAAGGGCATGACATTCTGA
- a CDS encoding uncharacterized protein (similar to Saccharomyces cerevisiae YLR326W; ancestral locus Anc_4.144) has product MSGLITGVLEGFGKDYMTDKANEYAEDHFQPVKDPFYEELPNGKQVRRRLPDFCSKQESKTWKKLQNKAWSHDRSCCGCCCWTSGIGWAPTLAICPVIGPVLMYWVHTKLIDYANKQYQLPPDLVVKMHANVGLDLAISLVPILGILFSWMHASSTRNCAMVYNCIVERNTEKVNRENKIKQQRQKEVAMQEQLKEQKKREQHQQRQIKQQQQYELHERQQQQYRQRQYQVQQQQQQQQQQQQQQQQQQQAWTAAPVRSKYEPPTNAYPKQYNNQVRPPPPAHRVVNSRGQRPYA; this is encoded by the coding sequence ATGTCTGGCCTTATTACTGGAGTTTTGGAGGGCTTTGGTAAAGATTATATGACGGACAAGGCAAATGAATATGCCGAAGACCATTTTCAGCCGGTAAAGGATCCCTTTTATGAAGAATTACCAAACGGAAAACAGGTGCGCCGCAGATTACCTGATTTTTGTTCTAAACAGGAAAGTAAAACATGGAAAAAGCTACAAAATAAAGCATGGAGCCATGATAGGTCATGTTGTGGCTGTTGCTGTTGGACTAGTGGTATTGGATGGGCTCCCACATTAGCGATATGTCCAGTGATTGGACCGGTATTAATGTATTGGGTTCATACGAAGTTGATCGATTACGCTAATAAGCAATATCAATTGCCGCCTGATTTAGTGGTAAAGATGCACGCAAACGTTGGTCTTGATCTTGCGATCAGTCTGGTGCCAATTCTTGGTATATTGTTTTCATGGATGCATGCAAGTTCAACTAGGAACTGTGCAATGGTTTACAACTGtattgttgaaagaaataCGGAGAAAGTGAACAgggaaaataaaataaaacagCAAAGACAGAAGGAAGTAGCAATGCAGGAACAGTTAAAGGAGCAAAAAAAGCGTGAGCAACACCAGCAGCGTCAAATcaaacaacagcagcagtaTGAGCTACATGAACGgcaacaacaacagtaTCGACAACGGCAATATCAGGtacagcaacaacagcagcaacagcagcaacagcagcaacagcagcaacagcagcaacaggCGTGGACAGCCGCACCAGtaagatcaaaatatgaGCCACCGACAAATGCATATCCAAAACAGTACAACAATCAAGTAAGaccaccaccaccagcACATCGAGTTGTCAATTCACGTGGTCAGCGGCCTTACGCCTAA
- a CDS encoding uncharacterized protein (similar to Saccharomyces cerevisiae STF2 (YGR008C) and TMA10 (YLR327C); ancestral locus Anc_4.146) — MTRTNKWTQHEAKAVPKYFTHTGNFGESPNNVKKQGSGKGNWGKAGDEINDLIDSGEIPGVFNKVRRGSNSQSIENNFERVQHHEE, encoded by the coding sequence ATGACTAGAACTAATAAATGGACACAGCATGAGGCCAAGGCTGTGCCAAAATACTTCACCCATACTGGTAACTTTGGTGAGTCACCAAACAATGTCAAGAAACAAGGATCCGGTAAGGGAAATTGGGGGAAAGCGGGTGATGAAATTAATGACCTGATCGACTCAGGGGAAATTCCTGGCGTTTTCAATAAGGTCAGAAGGGGCTCAAACTCTCAATCTATCGAGAACAACTTCGAACGTGTCCAGCATCATGAAGAGTAA